One Rosa chinensis cultivar Old Blush chromosome 5, RchiOBHm-V2, whole genome shotgun sequence genomic region harbors:
- the LOC112166346 gene encoding probable glutathione S-transferase, with protein sequence MVEEVVVLGFWSSMFAMRPRVALTEKGVEYEYREEDLPNKTSLLLEMNPIHKKVPVLIHNGKPVCESANIVQYIDEAWKDKGPTLLPSDPYQRGQARFWVDYIDKKLYEAGKNIRSTKGEEQEAAKKVFLEILKLLEGELGDKTYFGGQSFGFLDINLVTFYCWFLTYETIGNFSIEAECPKLIAWFNRCTQKESVSKTLPDPKKVYEFCLFLQKYYGVA encoded by the exons ATGGTGGAGGAGGTTGTTGTTCTGGGCTTCTGGTCGAGCATGTTTGCCATGAGACCCAGAGTTGCTCTGACCGAGAAAGGGGTGGAGTATGAGTACAGAGAGGAGGACTTGCCCAACAAAACCTCACTGCTTCTGGAGATGAACCCGATCCACAAGAAAGTCCCCGTTCTTATCCACAACGGCAAACCCGTCTGTGAGTCGGCCAACATTGTCCAGTATATTGACGAGGCTTGGAAGGACAAAGGTCCTACTTTGCTTCCTTCTGATCCTTACCAGAGAGGTCAGGCCAGGTTCTGGGTTGATTACATTGATAAGAAG TTATATGAAGCTGGGAAGAATATACGGTCCACAAAgggagaagaacaagaagcaGCCAAGAAGGTTTTTTTGGAAATCCTTAAGCTGCTGGAGGGAGAACTTGGGGACAAGACATACTTTGGGGGACAGAGCTTTGGGTTCTTAGACATCAATCTTGTCACATTTTACTGTTGGTTTTTGACCTATGAGACCATCGGAAACTTCAGCATAGAGGCAGAGTGCCCCAAACTGATTGCGTGGTTCAACAGGTGTACGCAGAAGGAGAGCGTCTCCAAAACTCTTCCTGACCCAAAAAAGGTGTATGAGTTTTGCCTTTTCTTGCAAAAGTATTATGGTGTGGCATAG
- the LOC112165480 gene encoding probable glutathione S-transferase — MADEVILLDGFASIFGMRVRVALAEKAIKYEYREEDLRNKSQLLLKMNPIHKKIPVLIHNGKPVCESLIIVQYIDEVWKDKAPLLPSDPYQRAQARFWADFIDKKLYDAGRKIWITKGEELQAAKKEFIESLKVLEGELGDKPYFMGERFGFLDIALITFYTWFHAYETLGNFSMEAECPKLISWAKRCLQKESVSKSLADQKKAYEYLLEMKKRLGVE, encoded by the exons ATGGCAGACGAGGTTATTCTATTGGACGGTTTTGCAAGCATCTTTGGGATGAGGGTCAGAGTAGCTCTGGCCGAGAAGGCAATCAAGTATGAGTACAGAGAAGAAGACCTGAGGAACAAGAGCCAACTGCTTCTTAAGATGAACCCGATCCACAAGAAGATCCCGGTGCTCATCCATAATGGCAAACCGGTCTGTGAATCGCTCATCATTGTGCAGTATATTGATGAGGTATGGAAGGATAAGGCTCCTCTGCTTCCCTCTGATCCATACCAGAGAGCCCAGGCCAGATTCTGGGCCGATTTTATTGATAAGAAG TTATATGATGCAGGCAGGAAGATATGGATTACAAAAGGAGAAGAGCTGCAGGCAGCAAAGAAGGAATTCATTGAAAGCCTGAAGGTGTTGGAAGGAGAGCTTGGAGACAAGCCTTATTTCATGGGTGAGAGATTTGGGTTCCTGGACATTGCTCTCATCACATTCTACACCTGGTTTCATGCTTATGAGACACTTGGAAACTTCAGTATGGAGGCCGAGTGCCCCAAGCTGATTTCATGGGCCAAGAGGTGCTTGCAGAAGGAGAGTGTTTCAAAATCTCTTGCTGACCAGAAAAAGGCTTATGAGTATCTTCTTGAGATGAAGAAGAGGCTTGGTGTGGAATAG
- the LOC112165484 gene encoding probable glutathione S-transferase — protein MADEVILLDGYVSSFGMRVRVALAEKGIRYEYREEDLRNKSQLLLKMNPIHKKIPVLIHNGKPVCESLIIVQYIDEVWKDKAPLLPSDPYQRAQARFWADFIDKKLYDASRKIWTTKGEEQEAAKKEFIEVLKVLEGELGDKPYFMGERFGFLDIALITFYSWFHAFETLGNFSIEAECPKLISWAKRCLQKESVSKSLADQKKVYEFVVEMKKSLGV, from the exons ATGGCGGACGAGGTTATTCTATTGGACGGTTATGTGAGCAGCTTTGGGATGAGGGTCAGAGTAGCTCTGGCCGAGAAGGGAATTAGGTATGAGTACAGAGAAGAAGACCTGAGAAACAAGAGCCAACTGCTTCTTAAGATGAACCCGATCCACAAGAAGATCCCGGTGCTCATCCATAATGGCAAACCGGTCTGTGAGTCGCTCATCATTGTGCAGTATATTGATGAGGTATGGAAGGACAAGGCTCCTCTGCTTCCCTCTGATCCCTACCAGAGAGCCCAGGCCAGATTCTGGGCCGATTTCATTGATAAGAAG TTATATGATGCGAGCAGGAAGATATGGACTACAAAAGGAGAAGAGCAGGAGGCAGCAAAGAAGGAATTCATTGAAGTCCTGAAGGTGTTGGAAGGAGAGCTTGGAGACAAGCCTTATTTCATGGGTGAGAGATTTGGGTTCCTGGACATTGCTCTCATCACATTCTACAGCTGGTTTCATGCTTTTGAGACACTTGGAAACTTCAGTATAGAGGCCGAGTGCCCCAAGCTGATTTCATGGGCCAAGAGGTGCTTGCAGAAGGAGAGTGTTTCAAAATCTCTTGCTGACCAGAAAAAGGTTTATGAGTTTGTTGTTGAGATGAAGAAGAGTCTTGGTGTGTAA